The proteins below are encoded in one region of Neisseriales bacterium:
- the yajC gene encoding preprotein translocase subunit YajC — protein sequence MTMLAAPAVSSSIASIFSSPMIPMLLIFFGFWYFFIIRPQIKRNKSDQAMRSALSKGDEVMVLGGLIGRIAKTDEQFISIEVAKGVTIQLQRTSVNAKLPEGTYKAS from the coding sequence ATGACTATGCTTGCTGCTCCTGCTGTTAGTTCGTCAATAGCCAGTATCTTTTCCTCACCCATGATCCCGATGCTCTTGATTTTCTTTGGATTTTGGTATTTTTTCATTATTCGCCCCCAAATCAAACGTAATAAATCCGACCAAGCGATGCGAAGTGCCCTATCTAAAGGAGACGAAGTGATGGTGCTCGGAGGGCTCATTGGACGTATTGCCAAAACCGATGAGCAGTTTATTAGCATTGAAGTTGCTAAAGGCGTAACGATTCAATTACAACGCACTAGCGTCAATGCAAAATTACCGGAAGGCACCTATAAAGCATCATAA
- a CDS encoding DNA primase encodes MIPQDFLHQLLDKVDVVDVIDRYVPLKKGGQNYMACCPFHQEKTPSFTVSPHKQFFHCFGCGAHGTAIGFIMQYQGLSFVEAVEQLAQSVNMPVPHATLSSRPTQKSYLSLEKLLMQVAEFYQSCLTQSAKSLDYLKKRGVSDEMIQKFGIGYAPDDTQLLLKQYPTSHLLLDQVGLISPSEKQNTHYCRFRDRIMFPIRNPKGFVIGFGGRTMDSKKEPKYLNSPETVLFKKGQELYGFFEVRQALYQTRRVVVVEGYMDVIALVQHGIGDTVATLGTATTPEQMRKLLQYADDIYFCFDGDEAGHKAAFRALENSLPVMRDGKSISFLFLPSEHDPDSFIRSHSAAIFTDKLAKESVPLSTYLIRQLVDSIHLDSPEGRAKLVHRALPWLVKLKQAPLLSYMIRNRLAELTRMTITDFEALFSQHHTKQSRPYHYQVPRTSQRLQVTSLIYKQFAILLMNPSWIEDVALPDMIEDMGQLKDDMDCFVGLVDKIQQYDSIPSSAALMEGLRGTPCEAMLKRVLTIYRETGELMDTSKEARQAFRDGNKRLFADYLRQAQFKLHIDQLVNKPYQASTDADKHKLVGLLKKP; translated from the coding sequence ATGATCCCACAAGATTTTCTCCATCAGTTACTTGATAAAGTTGATGTTGTTGATGTGATTGACCGCTATGTACCTCTTAAAAAAGGCGGTCAGAATTACATGGCTTGCTGCCCTTTCCATCAAGAAAAAACCCCCTCTTTTACGGTTAGTCCACATAAGCAGTTTTTCCATTGTTTTGGCTGTGGAGCACATGGCACAGCCATTGGCTTTATCATGCAATATCAAGGGTTAAGTTTTGTTGAGGCGGTAGAACAGCTTGCGCAAAGCGTGAATATGCCAGTGCCCCACGCAACTTTGTCCAGTCGCCCAACCCAGAAGTCTTATCTTTCGCTTGAAAAGTTGTTAATGCAGGTAGCCGAGTTTTATCAGTCTTGTTTGACCCAATCAGCCAAGAGCCTTGATTATCTTAAAAAACGCGGTGTATCGGATGAGATGATTCAAAAATTTGGCATCGGCTATGCACCAGACGATACACAATTGCTGCTTAAACAATACCCAACGAGTCATTTGCTACTTGATCAAGTTGGGCTAATAAGCCCTTCAGAAAAACAAAATACCCACTACTGCCGTTTTCGCGACCGCATCATGTTTCCAATTCGTAACCCAAAAGGCTTTGTTATTGGTTTTGGTGGACGCACCATGGATAGCAAAAAAGAGCCCAAATATCTTAATTCGCCAGAGACCGTCTTATTTAAGAAAGGTCAAGAGCTCTACGGATTTTTTGAAGTACGGCAAGCACTTTACCAAACTCGTCGTGTGGTAGTGGTGGAAGGGTATATGGATGTTATTGCGCTCGTGCAGCATGGAATTGGTGATACGGTCGCTACATTGGGCACGGCAACTACGCCTGAACAAATGAGAAAACTTTTGCAATATGCTGATGATATCTATTTTTGTTTCGATGGGGATGAGGCAGGCCATAAGGCGGCTTTTAGAGCGTTAGAAAATAGCTTACCTGTTATGCGGGATGGTAAGAGTATATCGTTTTTGTTTTTACCATCCGAACATGATCCAGATAGCTTCATCAGGAGCCATTCAGCCGCTATTTTTACCGATAAGCTAGCCAAAGAGAGTGTGCCCTTATCGACTTATCTGATTCGTCAGTTAGTGGATAGCATCCATCTTGATTCACCAGAAGGCCGTGCTAAACTAGTGCATCGTGCATTGCCTTGGTTAGTCAAGTTAAAGCAAGCGCCGCTTTTATCCTATATGATTCGCAATCGATTGGCTGAATTAACGCGCATGACTATAACTGATTTTGAGGCATTATTTAGTCAGCATCATACCAAGCAAAGTAGGCCGTATCACTATCAAGTACCCAGGACTTCTCAACGGCTTCAAGTTACTTCACTGATCTACAAGCAGTTTGCTATATTATTAATGAACCCCAGTTGGATAGAAGATGTTGCCTTGCCAGATATGATAGAAGACATGGGTCAACTTAAGGATGATATGGATTGTTTTGTAGGATTGGTTGATAAAATTCAACAGTACGATTCTATTCCATCAAGCGCTGCCTTGATGGAGGGTTTGCGCGGTACGCCTTGCGAAGCGATGCTCAAGCGTGTCTTAACAATCTATCGGGAAACAGGTGAATTGATGGATACGAGTAAAGAGGCAAGACAAGCTTTTCGTGATGGCAATAAGCGACTCTTCGCCGATTACTTACGACAAGCACAGTTTAAATTACATATAGATCAATTGGTCAATAAACCTTATCAAGCTTCTACCGATGCGGATAAACACAAGCTCGTTGGGCTACTGAAAAAACCATAG
- the secD gene encoding protein translocase subunit SecD translates to MYRYAHWKYAVIVFILALATVYILPNFFRTVPAIQISSARQSAHINESTLRAAKITLQIAGIPYRDLFLHQNSVKIRFANPQHQHQAYLAIQKQFGSSYIMALNQLVNSPVWMHKIGAQPLFLGLDLRGGVHFLLQVDTEAVLNKTMDRYMSDLRHALIDQNILPSSMMKQNKRIVLIFANALATQKSQEVIRQATPLQTFKQSSNQLILDLPKGELDRIQRRMIQQNIHTLHNRINELGVAEPVVQQAGFDRIIVELPGIQDTAKAKDILGRTAILQVRMVDDDEAANREAITGNVPPGYELLDDGQRKILVSQDVELTGDNISDAQAGFDQNGAPAVHIRLDSRGAEIFRQVTAANIGQRMAMVLIEKNKTEVVTAPVIRSEIGGGQVEISGHMNSAEANDIALLLRSGALAAPMSIIEESIVGPSLGQENIQKGLYATLWGFIAVACFMVLYYRVFGLISAGSLLVNVVLLLAILSALQATLTLPGIAAIALTLGMAIDSNVLINERIREELRNGATPHFAMQAGYRFAWATILDSNVTSFIAGAALFSLGSGSVKGFAVVHCLGILTSMFSAVFVSRGLVHLWYGNRNRLASLSIGQIWQPKTPA, encoded by the coding sequence ATGTATCGCTACGCTCATTGGAAATATGCTGTTATTGTTTTTATTTTAGCTTTAGCAACCGTTTATATCCTGCCTAATTTTTTTCGTACCGTACCGGCAATCCAAATTTCCAGTGCACGGCAGTCTGCGCATATTAATGAATCCACCCTAAGAGCTGCCAAAATCACCTTACAAATAGCAGGTATTCCTTATCGCGATTTATTTTTACATCAAAACAGTGTAAAGATACGATTTGCTAATCCTCAGCACCAGCACCAAGCCTACCTAGCTATCCAAAAACAGTTTGGCTCAAGCTACATCATGGCATTAAATCAGCTCGTTAATTCACCTGTATGGATGCATAAAATTGGAGCGCAGCCCCTATTTTTGGGGTTAGATTTACGCGGTGGCGTACACTTTTTACTTCAAGTAGATACAGAGGCGGTCTTAAATAAAACCATGGATCGCTATATGAGCGATCTTCGGCATGCCTTGATCGATCAAAACATCCTACCAAGCAGCATGATGAAACAAAATAAGCGTATCGTGCTGATCTTTGCTAATGCGCTCGCAACGCAAAAAAGTCAGGAAGTTATCCGCCAAGCCACCCCGTTGCAAACTTTCAAACAGTCGAGTAATCAGCTTATTCTCGATTTACCAAAGGGAGAATTGGATCGTATACAGCGTCGCATGATCCAGCAAAATATCCATACGCTGCACAACCGCATTAATGAATTAGGGGTAGCAGAACCCGTTGTACAGCAAGCTGGATTTGATCGCATCATTGTAGAGCTACCTGGTATACAGGACACTGCTAAAGCAAAGGATATTCTGGGTCGTACAGCCATTTTGCAGGTTCGTATGGTAGACGATGATGAAGCAGCAAACCGCGAAGCGATCACTGGCAATGTACCACCTGGCTATGAATTATTAGACGATGGACAACGTAAAATCCTTGTTTCACAGGATGTTGAATTAACGGGTGATAACATCAGTGATGCCCAAGCTGGTTTTGACCAAAATGGTGCGCCTGCTGTGCATATTCGTTTAGATTCACGGGGAGCTGAAATCTTTCGACAAGTCACCGCAGCGAATATTGGTCAGCGTATGGCCATGGTATTAATTGAAAAAAATAAAACAGAAGTGGTCACCGCCCCGGTTATTCGCTCCGAGATCGGTGGAGGACAAGTAGAAATCTCTGGTCATATGAATTCGGCCGAAGCCAATGACATCGCACTACTCTTACGCTCTGGTGCCTTGGCAGCACCGATGAGTATCATTGAAGAGAGTATAGTTGGCCCGAGCTTGGGTCAAGAAAATATTCAAAAAGGGCTTTATGCAACCCTTTGGGGTTTTATTGCCGTCGCCTGCTTCATGGTGCTCTATTACCGTGTATTTGGCTTAATTTCTGCTGGTTCTTTGCTGGTTAATGTCGTGCTATTGCTTGCCATACTATCTGCCTTGCAAGCAACACTAACCTTGCCAGGCATTGCAGCTATCGCACTGACGCTCGGTATGGCTATTGACTCAAACGTATTAATTAATGAGCGCATCAGAGAAGAGTTAAGAAATGGTGCAACCCCACATTTTGCGATGCAAGCTGGTTATCGATTTGCTTGGGCGACCATTTTGGACTCTAACGTAACCTCATTTATTGCAGGCGCTGCTTTGTTTAGTTTAGGTTCTGGTTCAGTGAAAGGTTTTGCAGTCGTACATTGTTTGGGTATTTTAACTTCCATGTTTTCTGCCGTATTCGTATCGCGCGGGTTAGTCCACCTGTGGTACGGCAACCGCAACAGGTTAGCTAGCCTTTCAATTGGTCAAATCTGGCAACCCAAAACACCCGCCTAA
- a CDS encoding GreA/GreB family elongation factor: MTKDNKSTSTKTELTVEVGDVIHYIDLANPEDILTIQITNTKDDLDNGIVNESRPIAKSLLGLAVGDQKRLHLVGKLSKILQIKEIKRSAV, translated from the coding sequence TTGACAAAGGATAACAAAAGCACCAGCACAAAAACTGAACTAACGGTAGAGGTTGGCGACGTTATACATTACATTGATTTAGCGAACCCAGAAGATATTTTGACGATTCAAATAACAAACACCAAAGATGATCTTGATAATGGTATTGTAAATGAAAGCAGGCCTATTGCAAAATCGTTACTCGGATTAGCTGTCGGAGATCAAAAGCGACTACATCTTGTTGGTAAACTATCGAAAATTTTACAGATTAAAGAAATAAAACGTTCTGCTGTTTAA
- the secF gene encoding protein translocase subunit SecF, protein MEFFRIKHDIPFMSYGKITTAISLITFLLAIVFLLLRGLNLSMEFTGGTALQVHYPHAAPLQDIRHRLAAFGTNLSVQQINSVHEVQIKLPSNTKASSTQSVEHCMALLKQGNTGVTLASSSTIQPQVGSELALQGIYVILAVCVGIMLYLALRFEWRFALSAIIANMHDIVIILGCFAYFQWEFSLTVLAGVLAVLGYSVNESVVVFDRIRENFKRPSMRKRPVAEIIDNAITATISRTIITHGSTEAMVLSMLIFGGSVLHGFALALTIGIVFGIYSSVLVASPIVMALGLSHHNLIKPPKIKQEAVV, encoded by the coding sequence ATGGAATTTTTCCGCATCAAACATGACATCCCATTCATGAGTTACGGCAAAATTACTACCGCCATCTCTTTAATCACCTTTTTACTGGCTATTGTGTTTTTATTGTTGCGCGGATTGAACTTGTCAATGGAATTTACAGGAGGTACTGCTTTACAGGTACACTATCCACATGCTGCACCCTTACAAGACATTCGCCATCGTTTGGCAGCATTTGGCACCAATCTTTCTGTGCAACAAATCAATAGCGTACATGAGGTACAGATCAAATTACCTAGCAACACCAAAGCCTCCTCAACACAATCTGTTGAGCATTGTATGGCGCTATTAAAGCAAGGTAATACAGGCGTAACGCTTGCATCTAGTTCAACCATTCAACCACAAGTAGGTTCTGAATTAGCGCTGCAAGGTATTTATGTGATTTTAGCAGTTTGTGTGGGCATCATGCTCTATTTGGCTTTGCGCTTTGAGTGGCGTTTTGCGCTCTCAGCGATCATCGCCAATATGCATGACATTGTCATTATTTTGGGTTGCTTTGCTTATTTTCAGTGGGAATTTTCACTAACGGTATTAGCGGGTGTTTTAGCGGTCTTAGGCTACTCAGTTAATGAATCGGTTGTTGTTTTTGATCGAATCCGTGAAAACTTCAAGCGGCCTAGCATGCGTAAAAGACCAGTCGCTGAAATTATTGACAATGCCATTACAGCAACCATAAGTCGTACTATCATCACGCACGGCTCAACCGAAGCAATGGTGCTGTCCATGCTCATTTTTGGAGGATCTGTTTTGCATGGTTTTGCACTTGCTTTAACAATTGGTATCGTGTTCGGTATTTACTCTTCAGTATTAGTTGCTAGCCCAATTGTCATGGCATTGGGCTTATCTCACCACAACCTCATCAAACCACCAAAAATCAAGCAAGAAGCTGTTGTTTAA
- the rpoD gene encoding RNA polymerase sigma factor RpoD: protein MQHAEKNPLKDESRSTIEEQRGRFRQLIELGKARGYLILSEVHDHLPEDITADSDQVDNIINTITSLGIQVTETAPDAETLLMLDATSAAPDEDVTEEAAWTSVDTEFGRTTDPTRMYMREMGVVDLLSREKEIAIAKRIEAGLTNMIQAISACPSIIRAVLKQIERIKKDELAADEVIDSVLTEDAQEAEVEAILTVASSLPAREKRVEGDEDISLMDEQDAEAAMLAASKAADMKILRQKVIEHFAEVEIDFRKMMQALARYGSQSKSYLKWQARIAKAFTKVRFVSKQIESLCNDLRETIRHIQHCESNIRTLCVSRARMDCDYFLKQFPDNATNLQWIEEEIQHHHAWDAALKRIKHSVIEIQQSLCAIQDVSGLSIGELKGIHQQMLKGEELTSFAKQEMIEANLRLVISIAKKYTNRGLQFLDLIQEGNIGLMKAVDKFEYRRGYKFSTYATWWIRQAITRSIADQARTIRIPVHMIETINKMNRIQRQILQDTGRNPDPHELAKLMDMPEDKVRKILKISKEPISMGLPVGEDGDSHLGDFIEDESHLSPADAAIYASLKEVAGEVLDTLTPREAKVLRMRFGMDMNTDHTLEEVGKQFDVTRERIRQIEAKALRKLRHPTRSERLRSFLDRGPSKH, encoded by the coding sequence ATGCAACACGCAGAAAAAAACCCTTTGAAAGATGAGTCGCGATCGACGATCGAAGAGCAAAGGGGGCGTTTTCGTCAGTTGATTGAATTAGGCAAAGCGCGTGGGTATCTGATTTTGTCTGAGGTACATGATCATTTACCAGAAGATATTACGGCCGATAGTGATCAAGTTGACAACATCATCAATACGATTACCAGCCTTGGGATTCAAGTAACTGAAACGGCTCCGGATGCTGAAACACTATTGATGTTGGATGCAACATCGGCTGCACCAGATGAAGATGTTACGGAAGAAGCTGCTTGGACTTCCGTTGATACGGAGTTTGGTCGCACGACGGATCCTACCCGTATGTATATGCGAGAAATGGGTGTGGTGGATCTTTTAAGCCGAGAAAAAGAAATTGCAATTGCCAAACGTATTGAAGCTGGTTTAACCAATATGATTCAGGCAATCTCGGCTTGTCCTAGCATCATCAGAGCCGTTTTAAAGCAAATTGAACGAATTAAAAAAGATGAGTTGGCAGCTGATGAAGTAATTGATAGCGTCTTAACAGAGGATGCACAAGAGGCCGAGGTTGAAGCCATCTTAACAGTAGCATCGTCATTGCCTGCGCGAGAAAAGCGAGTAGAAGGCGATGAAGACATCAGCCTGATGGATGAACAGGATGCAGAAGCCGCCATGCTGGCTGCGTCCAAAGCAGCTGATATGAAAATACTACGGCAAAAGGTGATTGAACATTTTGCAGAAGTGGAAATCGATTTTCGTAAAATGATGCAAGCTTTAGCGCGATATGGCAGTCAGAGTAAGAGTTATTTGAAGTGGCAAGCCCGCATTGCGAAGGCTTTTACGAAAGTGCGTTTTGTTTCCAAACAAATTGAGAGTTTATGTAACGATCTACGCGAAACGATTCGGCATATTCAACATTGTGAAAGTAATATTCGAACCCTTTGTGTATCACGCGCCCGCATGGATTGCGATTACTTTTTGAAACAGTTTCCGGATAATGCCACTAATTTACAGTGGATAGAGGAAGAAATTCAGCATCATCATGCCTGGGATGCTGCGTTAAAACGTATTAAACATAGTGTGATTGAAATACAGCAAAGTCTTTGCGCTATACAGGACGTATCAGGACTTTCTATTGGTGAATTAAAAGGGATTCATCAGCAAATGCTTAAAGGGGAAGAATTGACCAGTTTTGCAAAACAGGAAATGATTGAAGCCAATTTGCGTTTAGTGATCTCTATTGCAAAAAAATATACCAATCGGGGTTTGCAGTTTTTGGATCTGATTCAAGAGGGCAATATTGGTTTGATGAAGGCGGTGGATAAATTCGAATATCGGCGTGGTTACAAATTTTCTACTTATGCCACGTGGTGGATTCGTCAAGCGATTACTCGTTCTATTGCTGATCAAGCTCGGACTATTCGTATTCCGGTACATATGATTGAAACCATCAATAAAATGAATCGCATTCAGCGACAAATTTTACAAGATACGGGACGCAATCCTGATCCCCATGAACTGGCTAAATTAATGGATATGCCAGAAGATAAAGTTCGCAAAATTCTCAAAATCTCTAAGGAACCGATTTCAATGGGTTTGCCTGTTGGCGAGGATGGGGATTCACACTTAGGCGATTTTATTGAGGATGAGAGTCATTTATCGCCAGCTGATGCGGCGATTTATGCTAGTTTAAAAGAGGTTGCAGGAGAAGTACTCGATACGCTTACCCCCAGAGAAGCTAAGGTATTGCGTATGCGTTTTGGTATGGACATGAATACGGATCATACATTAGAAGAAGTGGGTAAACAGTTTGATGTAACGAGGGAGCGTATCCGTCAGATTGAGGCCAAGGCGCTACGCAAATTACGTCATCCTACGCGCTCTGAGCGATTGCGTAGTTTCTTGGATCGTGGACCCAGTAAACACTGA
- a CDS encoding 30S ribosomal protein S21: MTSIKLKENEPFELAARRFKRAVEKTGLLTELRAREFYEKPTTERKRKAAAAVKRHFKRLRSQMLPPKLF, from the coding sequence ATGACAAGTATTAAGCTAAAAGAAAATGAGCCATTTGAGCTTGCTGCACGGCGTTTCAAACGTGCCGTTGAAAAAACAGGTTTGCTAACGGAGTTGCGGGCACGCGAATTTTACGAAAAGCCTACAACAGAACGTAAAAGGAAAGCTGCAGCAGCCGTTAAACGGCATTTCAAGCGCTTAAGAAGCCAAATGTTGCCTCCCAAACTCTTCTAG
- the hda gene encoding DnaA regulatory inactivator Hda has product MPTSQLIFNLNLPSHYDFNHFIVGDNHEALAMLASKNTERFIALWGYSGAGKTHLLKAWIQQATIQKLPALYIDARHTKLTHAIKHANQLAVDHIEALDTESQTTLFAIYNAFRTTPSARLLIASNCPPSQLVLRDDLRSRISAGLVYEIHALSDEHKFIALRTYAQAKQINIPDNILRYLLHHFQRNLSALTLLIDTLDREALSHHHPITLPFLKSILSI; this is encoded by the coding sequence ATGCCCACTTCACAATTAATTTTTAATCTCAATTTGCCTAGTCACTATGACTTTAATCATTTTATTGTCGGAGACAATCATGAAGCACTGGCCATGCTTGCCTCAAAGAACACGGAACGATTCATTGCATTATGGGGCTATTCAGGCGCTGGTAAAACGCACCTACTTAAAGCTTGGATTCAGCAAGCAACAATACAAAAACTACCTGCTCTTTATATTGATGCGCGACACACAAAACTTACACATGCCATAAAACACGCGAACCAGCTTGCTGTTGATCATATCGAAGCACTCGATACAGAATCGCAAACTACGCTATTTGCGATATATAACGCTTTTCGTACAACACCGTCTGCTCGCTTATTGATCGCATCAAATTGTCCTCCCTCACAATTAGTGCTGCGCGATGATTTGCGATCGCGTATCAGTGCAGGGTTAGTCTATGAAATTCACGCACTCAGCGATGAACACAAATTCATCGCGCTACGCACTTATGCTCAGGCGAAACAAATTAATATACCGGATAACATATTGCGATACTTGCTGCATCACTTCCAGCGCAACCTTTCCGCTTTAACTTTGCTTATAGATACACTGGATCGTGAAGCGTTATCCCATCATCATCCCATTACCTTGCCATTTTTAAAATCCATTTTATCTATTTAG
- a CDS encoding NCS1 family nucleobase:cation symporter-1, which produces MDAHLSNPDLMPTSVQARTWAWYHFAALWIGMVMCITAYMLSGSLIMNGMSWKQAVATIFLGNVIVLIPMLLIGHAGVKYGIPCAVLMRSSFGTLGAKLPAFLRALVACGWYGIDTWIGGQMIYTLGSLILGVPIGGAILPFLGINFAQLVCFMAFWFLQLWFIVHGIDSIRKLETYTAPIKIVICFVLLGWVYHQAGGLGPILDQPSQFEAGGAKAGQFWQVFWPSLTAMVGFWAALALSIADFTRFTKNQREQVIGQMVGLPIPMAMLSLLAVLVTSATIVIYGEALWDPITLAGRMTGIAVLVALIVLLVDTISVNLAANMVGPSYDFSALYPQKISYKVGGYITAALAILMMPWKVIETTDGYIFTWLIGYSSLLGPITGILIVDYFLIRRTKLNVEALYQLKGIYHYGNGWNKIALLAFILGVLPNIPGFLGAAFPASFTNIPSIFNNIYTYAWFVGLLISSTIYWVGMYRIRS; this is translated from the coding sequence ATGGATGCTCATTTATCGAACCCTGATTTGATGCCAACTTCCGTGCAAGCGCGTACTTGGGCCTGGTATCATTTTGCAGCCTTATGGATTGGGATGGTGATGTGTATCACCGCTTACATGTTATCAGGCAGCCTGATCATGAATGGGATGTCATGGAAGCAGGCTGTTGCAACGATCTTCTTAGGCAATGTCATTGTGTTAATCCCGATGCTCTTAATTGGCCATGCGGGTGTCAAATATGGGATACCTTGCGCAGTATTGATGCGCTCATCTTTTGGTACTTTGGGCGCTAAATTACCCGCCTTTTTGCGTGCCCTGGTTGCTTGTGGGTGGTATGGCATTGATACGTGGATTGGTGGTCAAATGATTTACACGCTTGGTAGTTTGATTCTCGGCGTACCCATAGGGGGTGCTATTTTGCCATTTTTGGGCATCAATTTTGCCCAATTGGTCTGTTTTATGGCCTTTTGGTTCTTGCAATTGTGGTTTATTGTGCATGGGATTGATTCGATACGCAAACTTGAAACTTATACTGCTCCCATTAAGATTGTGATCTGTTTTGTGTTATTGGGATGGGTATACCATCAAGCCGGAGGACTAGGCCCTATTTTGGATCAACCTTCTCAGTTTGAAGCGGGAGGCGCTAAAGCTGGGCAGTTTTGGCAAGTTTTTTGGCCTTCTTTAACGGCGATGGTCGGGTTTTGGGCGGCATTAGCCTTAAGTATTGCTGACTTTACGCGATTTACCAAAAATCAGCGCGAACAAGTGATTGGCCAAATGGTTGGTTTGCCAATTCCCATGGCCATGTTGTCTTTACTTGCGGTTTTAGTGACTTCGGCAACGATTGTGATTTATGGCGAAGCATTATGGGATCCGATTACGCTTGCTGGTCGTATGACGGGCATTGCGGTATTGGTGGCTTTAATTGTGTTATTGGTTGATACTATCAGCGTGAATTTGGCAGCTAATATGGTGGGACCTAGTTACGACTTTTCAGCATTGTATCCACAGAAGATTTCTTACAAGGTGGGCGGCTATATAACCGCAGCTTTAGCTATTTTAATGATGCCTTGGAAAGTGATTGAGACAACAGATGGCTATATTTTTACGTGGTTAATCGGCTACTCTTCCTTATTAGGACCTATTACCGGAATTTTGATTGTGGATTATTTTTTAATTCGCCGCACAAAACTGAATGTTGAAGCGCTTTATCAACTCAAAGGCATTTACCACTATGGGAATGGATGGAACAAGATAGCGTTACTAGCTTTTATATTGGGTGTGCTACCCAATATTCCTGGATTTTTAGGGGCAGCTTTTCCAGCAAGTTTCACAAATATTCCAAGCATTTTTAACAACATTTACACTTATGCATGGTTTGTTGGTTTATTGATTTCGTCAACAATCTATTGGGTTGGTATGTACCGAATTAGATCGTAA
- the upp gene encoding uracil phosphoribosyltransferase, with protein sequence MTKLGVHIVKHPLVQHKLGLMRARDISTSQFRLLTKELARLLTYEATRDLDLELTSIEGWCGSVDVFRIKGKKINVVPILRAGLGMLDGVIDMIPSAKISVMGLYRNEATLEPVPYFDKFVGSLNQRLALIIDPMLATGGSMCATIDLLKTKGCQHVRAVTMVSAPEGVALVNKRHPDVEIFTAALDSHLNENGYIIPGLGDAGDKIFGTKQVE encoded by the coding sequence ATGACGAAACTAGGGGTTCACATTGTCAAACATCCCTTGGTGCAACATAAGTTAGGTTTAATGAGAGCGCGTGATATCAGTACATCACAATTTCGACTATTGACCAAAGAATTGGCAAGATTGTTAACCTACGAAGCAACCCGTGATTTAGATCTTGAGTTAACGAGTATTGAAGGGTGGTGTGGGTCAGTTGATGTATTTCGCATCAAGGGTAAAAAAATCAATGTGGTACCTATTTTACGGGCAGGATTAGGTATGCTCGATGGGGTTATTGATATGATTCCTTCGGCTAAGATCAGTGTGATGGGGCTTTATCGCAATGAAGCAACTTTAGAGCCAGTTCCTTATTTTGATAAGTTTGTCGGTTCGCTTAATCAGCGTTTAGCGCTGATCATTGATCCGATGCTAGCAACAGGTGGGTCAATGTGTGCAACCATTGATTTACTTAAAACAAAAGGCTGTCAACATGTTCGAGCGGTAACGATGGTTTCAGCGCCAGAAGGCGTAGCATTAGTGAATAAACGGCATCCGGATGTAGAAATTTTTACCGCTGCCTTAGATAGCCATCTTAATGAGAATGGTTACATTATTCCAGGTTTGGGAGATGCGGGCGATAAGATATTTGGTACCAAACAAGTAGAGTAG